DNA sequence from the Oncorhynchus keta strain PuntledgeMale-10-30-2019 chromosome 1, Oket_V2, whole genome shotgun sequence genome:
TGATAGACATTAGTCCTTCTAGTCATCTACATTAGTCCTGCTAGTGATCTACATTAGTCCTACTAGTTATAGACATTAGTCCTGCTAGTGATCAACATTAGTCCTACTAGTAATAGACATTAGTCCTACTAGTGATCTACATTAGTCCTGCTAGTGATCGACATTAGTCCTGCTAGTGATCTACATTAGTCCTACTAGTGATCTACATTAGTCCTACTAGTTATAGACATTAGGCCTGCTAGTGATCTACATTAGTCCTGCTAGTGATCTACATTAGTCCTGCTAGTCATCTACATTAGTCCTTCTAGTCATCGACATTAGTCCTACTAGTGATCGACATTAGGCCTAATTGTGATAGACATTAGGCCTAATAGTGATAGTTGTTAGTCCAACCAGTGATCGACATTAGGCCTGCTAGAGATGGATATAGGCCTACTATTTATCGACATTAGAGGAAAATAGTTCCTCTATGGAgtgtaaggtgggaggaaaactGACACCAGAGCGTAGCCTAaccacagcgtagcctagtggttagagcgttggactagtaaccggaaggttgtgagttcaaacccccgagctgacaagttacaaatctgtcgttctgcccctgaacaggcagttaacccactgttcccaggccatcattgaaaataagaataagttcttaactgacttgcctggttaaataaaggtaaaataaattttaaaaatccTAATATGGGCTGCAAACCACTCTGTGACAGCATGGGAGTGGTGAAATGCCACATTGTCCCATACAATTACAAATCAGCTGTGTCTGATTGTTTTGATAGTATTTCATGTTTTAGATTTGGAATATATTTCAATACCTTGTTACTGTAGAAATGTAGCAAATTGCTGTCATATTCAATTTTGTGTTAGGTTTTGAATTTACCGTTTTCAAAATTTTAAAACTTATGTAAACATGTGCAAATTGGCCTGTAGGTACAAAGGggtggtggttgtgtctgagtGAGAAAATAATTAATTGAAAGATGCAATCAATGAATGCATTTTGTGCCAAATCGATGAAAAATGATTCACAGTTTAGCCCACATAGACTCCTGTTGTGCTCAttgtgtgaagagttttgaaaaagtgaCCTAAGTATTGAGAAATGGGTCCTAGCGATTGTTAAAAAAAACTGTAATACCAATTTTCTTTCCAGCGGTAACAGAGCCTTTCAAAATTGAACGTCTTCCTCCCTCTAGTGGTAATTTGGTGTAACTACAGTTTTCCACGATAAACTTGACATCTGCTGAAGTTGTATTAGCAGACCCACAGATACtgtatgtctccccctccctctcataCTGTGATAATTAACCATGTGAAATATTATCCACAGCAGAACTTTTGGCCCTTTTCCCAGTATGCATCACTTTCCCATAGACAGGGCAGGGTTGGTAGAGGAATAGAATGagacagtgtctgtgtgtattttgTGACTGCTCTTACGTCGGAAGATTTTGGAGTGAGTTAGAAGATTATATTTAAAATAAACTACTATTAAATTAATCTGAGAGACTCTGATGTTATGTTTATATTGATCCAAATGATATGGACCCTGATTTATCTTTCATTTGTTCATTTGTTTCTTTTTTCATGGAAGATTCTTTATCCATAAAATGAAGTGGGTGGAGAACAAACCTCTATTCACATTATTTAAGATAATGTCAAAATAATATTTAAATTCTATCAGTAAATGTAAAAGCAATACGTACCATAAAACATTTTGACAAATTGAAAATGTATCTCGATATGTAATACAACTGTTTGTTACGTTTATGTACCCTTGTTTGTATGTATTTGTTGTATTCAAAAAAAGATATaaattacagtgtgtgtgtggctgttgaAAAACCTTTCCTTTAACCTGGCTGTTGAAAAACCTTTCCTTTAACCTGGCTGTTGAAAAACCTTTCCTTTAACCTGGCTGTTGAAAAACCTTTCCTTTAACCTGGCTGTTGAAAAACCGTTCCTTTAACCTGGCTGTTGAAAAACCGTTCCTTTAACCTGGCTGTTGAAAaacctttgctttaacctggctGTTGAAAAACCTTTCCTTTAACCTGGCTGTTGAAAACCGTTCCTTTAACCTGGCTGTTGAAAAACCTTTCCTTTAACCTGGCTGTTGAAAAACCTTTCCTTTAACCTGGCTGTTGAAAAACCTTTCCTTTAACCTGGCTGTTGAAAAACCTTTCCTTTAACCTGGCTGTTGAAAAACCGTTCCTTTAACCTGGCTGTTGAAAAACCTTTCCTTTAACCTGGCTGTTGAAAAACCTTTCCTTTAACCTGGCTGTTGAAAAACCTTTCCTTTAACCTGGCTGTTGAAAAACCTTTCCTTTAACCTGGCTGTTGAAAAACCTTTCCTTTAACCTGGCTGTTGAAAAACCTTTCCTTTAACCTGGCTGTTGAAAAACCGTTCCTTTAACCTGGCTGTTGAAAAACCTTTCCTTTAACCTGGCTGTTGAAAAACCTTTCCTTTAACCTGGCTGTTGAAAAACCTTTCCTTTAACCTGGCTGTTGAAAACCCTTTCCTTTAACCTGGCTGTTGAAAAACCTTTCCTTTAACCTGGCTGTTGAAAaacctttgctttaacctggctGTTGAAAaacctttgctttaacctggctGTTGAAAAACCTTTCCTTTAACCTGGCTGTTGAAAAACCTTTCCTTTAACCTGGCTGTTGAAAAACCTTTCCTTTAACCTGGCTGTTAAAAAACCTTTCCTTTAACCTGGCTGTTAGAAAACCCTTTCCTTTAACCTGGCTGTTGAAAAACCTTTCCTTTAACCTGGCTGTTGAAAAACCGTTCCTTTAACCTGGCTGTTGAAAAACCTTTCCTTTAACCTGGCTGTTGAAAAACCTTTCCTTTAACCTGGCTGTTGAAAAACCTTTCCTTTAACCTGGCTGTTGAAAAACCTTTCCTTTAACCTGGCTGTTGAAAAACCTTTCCTTTAACCTGGCTGTTGAAAAACCTTTCCTTTAACCTGGCTGTTGAAAAACCTTTCCTTTAACCTGGCTGTTGAAAAACCTTTCCTTTAACCTGGCTGTTGAAAAACCTTTCCTTTAACCTGGCTGTTGAAAAACCTTTCCTTTAACCTGGCGCTGATTTCTCTCACAATATGGAGCCTATATTCTGTGGTACATTAATCCATTATTCCTCTGCCCTCCACTGGTTGCTGCAAACAGTTTTATTGCATACGTAGCCCAGTTTAATTCACACAGGACATTTTCtaaatttgatttaatttttAGTTTGTGAATGGATCTTTTacttgtttttaaaaaaaagagTGACAGTGTCAAGGAGAGGTGTTCAGTTGGGCGGAAAACCCTTGTTTTCTTAAACAGACTTTAGAGGGGTAACTGATACTCTTTTGGCCCACATCACCCAGCTCCTACAGACTCACCCAAACTAAACAAGAGGTATATTGTGAGCAGCCCCCTCTCATAGTAACATAAGTAAATGCCATGTAATGCATCTGTGGTGTCAACCAGGGCGAGTCTCCATTCTGTGTCTAAGGTAACGAATGACTCTATGCCACAGCTATGAGGGGACATGTGAAACTGGTTAATGCCATGTGACCAGACCAGGCCAACTAGTTAAACCATGTGACACTGTGTCAGCTAACACCACACAAGAAGTCACTGTTTGAAatgggaaggggggggggggattgctAGACCTAGAGCTTTATTTTACAGTCCACTATATGGGTATTTACAtgacatggggcggcagggtagcctagtggtttgagccgttggactagtaaccagaaggttgcgagttcaaacccccgagctgacactgttgttctgcccctgaacaggcagttaacccactgttcctaggctgtcattgaaaataagaatgtgttcttaactgacttgcctggttaaataaataaaggtaacacacacacattacatattATAACTACataatcatttgttttttaaaatcatcTTCTCCAGCAGATGACAATCTCATATGAGTGATGTCCTCATCTTATCAAatgataataatatatgccatttagcagacgcttttatccaaagtgacttacagtcatgtgtgcatacattctacgtatgggtggtcccgggaatcgaacccactaccctggcgttacaagcgccatgctctaccaactgagctacagaaggaccatgataTCCAGCAGCTTTCCTTGTTATTTTACAAACACAATTTACTTTTAAAATAGAGATAAGAATCCCAGGTGAACAAATCGGTATGTTTCTGGTGAAACTGAAAGGGTGAAACAGGATCCTGCTGCACAACAGTtggattatttattattttatttaaccattatttaaccattatttaaccattatttaacgaggcaagtcagttaagaacacattcttatttacaatgactgcctaccagaAGACAAAATGGCTCTTGCGGGGACGTGGCCTGGGATTCACAATATAATAttcaaatataggacaaaacacacatcacgacaagagagacaccacaagactacataaagagagacctaagatgacaacataacatggcagcaacacatgaaaacacagcatggtatcaacacaacatgacaacaacatggtagcaacacatgaaaacacagcatggtatcaacacaacatgacaacaacatggtagcaacacatgaaaacacaacatggtatcaacacaacatgacaacaacatggtagcaacacatgaaaacacagcatggtagcaacacatgaaaacacagcatggtatcaacacaacatgacaacaacatggtagcaacacatgaaaacacagcatggtatcaacacaacatgacaacaacatggtatcaacacatgaaaacacagcatggtatcaacacaacatgacaacaacatggtagcaacacatgaaaacacagcatggtagcaacacaacatgacaacaacatggtagcaacacatgaaaccacaacataacaacatggtagcaacacatgaaaacacagcatggtatcaacacaacatgacaacaacatggtagcaacacatgaaaacacagcatggtatcaacacaacatgacaacaacatggcagcaacacatgaaaacacagcatggtagcaacacaacatgacaacaacatggtagcaacacatgaaaacacaacatgacaacaacatggtagcaacacaacatgacaacaacatggtagcaacacaacatgacaacaacatggtagcaacacatgaaaacacaacatgacaacaacatggcagcaacacatgaaaacacagcatgacaacaacatggtagcaacacatgaaaacacagcatggtagcaacacaacatgaaaacacaacatggtagcaacacaacatgaaaacaacatggtagcaacacatgaaaacacaacatgacaacaacatggtagcaacacaacatgacaacaacatggtatcaacacatgacaacaacatggtagcaacacatgaaaacacaacatgacaacaacatggtagcaacacatgaaaacacagcatggtagcaacacaagaaaacacagcatggtagcaacacaacatgacaacaacatggtagcaacacatgaaaacacagcatggtagcaacacaacatgacaacaacatggtagcaacacatgaaaacacagcatggtagcaacacaacatgacaacaacatggtagcaacacatgaaaacacagcatggtagcaacacaacatgacaacaacatggtagcaacacatgaaaacacaacatgacaacaacatggtagcaacacatgaaaacacagcatggtatcaacacaacatgacaacaacatggcagcaacacatgaaaacacagcatggtagcaacacaacatgacaacaacatggtagcaacacatgaaaacacaacatggtatcaacacatgacaacaacatggtagcaacacatgaaaacacagcatggtagcaacacaacatgacaacaacatggtagcaacacatgaaaacacaacatggtatcaacacatgacaacaacatggtagcaacacatgaaaacacaacatgacaacaacatggtagcaacacatgaaaacacaacatgacaacaacatggtagcaacacatgaaaacacagcatggtagcaacacaacatgaaaacaacatggtagcaacacatgaaaacacaacatgacaacaacatggtagcaacacaacacggaaGCAGCACAAAACACAAAcgttattgggcacaga
Encoded proteins:
- the LOC127917571 gene encoding keratin-associated protein 9-1-like; this encodes MLLSCCVATMLCFHVLLPCCCHVLIPCCVFMCCYHVVVMLCCYHAVFSCVAAMLLSCCVDTMLCFHVLLPCCCHVVFSCVATMLLSCCVATMLCFHVLLPCCCHVVLLPCCVFMCCYHVVVMLCCYHAVFSCVATMLLSCCVATMLCFLVLLPCCVFMCCYHVVVMLCFHVLLPCCCHVLIPCCCHVVLLPCCCHVVFSCVATMLFSCCVATMLCFHVVLLPCCVFMCCYHVVVMLCFHVLLPCCCHVVFSCVATMLLSCCVATMLLSCCVATMLLSCCVFMCCYHVVVMLCCYHAVFSCVAAMLLSCCVDTMLCFHVLLPCCCHVVLIPCCVFMCCYHVVMLWFHVLLPCCCHVVLLPCCVFMCCYHVVVMLC